Proteins from a genomic interval of Actinoalloteichus hymeniacidonis:
- a CDS encoding TIGR03943 family putative permease subunit — protein sequence MRRETQNVLLVLLGGALVKISWDGTYLRYVRPSLLPLLLGAGLVIVAIGVIAIVFDIWGHRSEPAQTTGSNDVDGEPDRRARAASAEVVTQDASTGALVADSATGVSAASSGASASTRPEPTASGGAATSGEHAEEHAHRGRSSWMLMLPVLAILMIAPPALGSDSVQRAGDRSVVSERPPSSGLFGPLPEGEIPEMQITDVVMRTVWDAGGALEGRRISVTGFLVREEASGDSGAAVHVARIRIMCCAADALPVKLRLTSDGAPAAALDTIAVDGWMQVVGEVVPGSATEANGNVPEFLVSEVTPIEAPADQYEY from the coding sequence ATGCGACGCGAGACTCAGAACGTGCTGCTGGTGTTGCTGGGCGGCGCGCTGGTGAAGATCTCGTGGGACGGGACGTACCTGCGTTACGTGCGGCCCTCGCTGTTGCCGCTGTTGCTTGGCGCCGGGCTGGTGATCGTGGCGATCGGCGTGATCGCGATCGTCTTCGACATCTGGGGCCATCGATCGGAGCCCGCGCAGACCACCGGGTCCAACGATGTCGACGGGGAACCGGATCGAAGGGCTCGGGCCGCCTCCGCCGAGGTGGTGACCCAGGACGCGAGCACCGGGGCGCTGGTCGCCGATTCCGCGACCGGCGTGAGCGCCGCCTCGAGCGGAGCGAGTGCCTCGACCCGACCGGAGCCGACGGCGAGCGGGGGCGCGGCCACGTCGGGCGAGCACGCCGAGGAACACGCCCATCGAGGGCGGTCGTCCTGGATGTTGATGCTGCCCGTGCTCGCCATCCTGATGATCGCGCCGCCCGCGCTGGGTTCCGACTCGGTGCAGCGGGCGGGGGATCGATCGGTGGTGTCGGAACGCCCGCCGTCGAGTGGGTTGTTCGGCCCGCTTCCGGAGGGCGAGATCCCGGAGATGCAGATCACCGACGTGGTGATGCGCACCGTGTGGGACGCGGGCGGCGCGTTGGAGGGGCGGCGGATCTCCGTCACCGGATTCCTCGTCCGCGAGGAGGCGTCCGGAGACAGCGGTGCGGCCGTGCACGTCGCGCGCATCCGCATCATGTGCTGCGCGGCGGACGCGCTACCGGTCAAGCTGCGACTGACCTCGGACGGCGCCCCGGCCGCCGCCTTGGACACCATCGCCGTGGACGGCTGGATGCAGGTCGTCGGCGAGGTGGTGCCGGGTTCGGCCACCGAGGCCAACGGCAACGTCCCGGAGTTCCTCGTCTCCGAGGTCACCCCGATCGAGGCGCCCGCCGACCAGTACGAGTACTGA
- a CDS encoding permease: MSGGQEPAAAPEAGRGVDSGSAGGPPPASPALDVAVAAGQGAAAGGGPATAAGPGGGRTWRVTSLEVLCVLLVAAMVFQNQLVNLLDAPALRTGATVFVAICVQALPFLVLGVLISGLIAAFLPPRVLRRMLPSNDAAAVPVAGLAGLALPGCECASVPVARRLMQQGVAPAAALVFLLAAPAINPIVLVSTAVAFPGEPRMVVARFVASLLTAMVMGWLWIAWGRTEWIAERALRRLPDRANGSRWVAFVETARHDLVEAGGFLVLGGLAAAVLNVAVPASWFETLGGQLLLAVVVMAVAAVVLALCSEADAFVVASLPGIPMQARLAFLVVGPAVDIKLIAMQMGTFGRAFALRFAPVTFVVAILAASLVGAFLLT, encoded by the coding sequence ATGAGTGGCGGCCAGGAGCCCGCGGCGGCGCCGGAGGCGGGACGCGGGGTCGACTCGGGATCGGCAGGCGGGCCACCGCCCGCGAGCCCCGCGCTCGACGTCGCGGTGGCGGCCGGCCAGGGGGCGGCGGCAGGCGGCGGGCCCGCCACCGCTGCCGGACCAGGCGGCGGTCGGACCTGGCGGGTCACCTCCCTGGAGGTGCTCTGCGTCCTGCTGGTGGCCGCGATGGTCTTCCAGAACCAGCTGGTGAACCTCCTCGACGCGCCCGCCCTGCGTACCGGTGCGACGGTCTTCGTCGCGATCTGTGTGCAGGCGTTGCCGTTCCTGGTGCTCGGCGTGCTGATCAGCGGCTTGATCGCCGCGTTCCTGCCGCCGAGGGTGCTGCGAAGAATGTTGCCGTCCAACGATGCCGCGGCCGTGCCGGTGGCCGGGCTGGCCGGGTTGGCACTGCCCGGCTGCGAGTGTGCGTCGGTGCCGGTGGCCAGGCGGTTGATGCAGCAGGGCGTCGCCCCGGCGGCCGCCCTGGTGTTCCTGCTGGCCGCCCCCGCGATTAACCCGATCGTGTTGGTCTCCACTGCGGTGGCCTTCCCCGGCGAGCCGAGGATGGTGGTGGCCCGGTTCGTGGCGTCCCTGCTGACCGCGATGGTGATGGGCTGGCTGTGGATCGCCTGGGGCCGCACCGAGTGGATCGCCGAACGTGCTTTGCGCAGGCTGCCGGACCGGGCGAACGGTTCGCGGTGGGTGGCCTTCGTCGAGACCGCGCGGCACGACCTCGTGGAGGCGGGCGGCTTCCTCGTCCTGGGCGGGTTGGCCGCCGCCGTGCTCAACGTCGCGGTACCCGCGTCCTGGTTCGAGACCCTCGGCGGTCAGCTCCTGCTCGCCGTGGTGGTGATGGCGGTGGCCGCGGTCGTGCTGGCCCTGTGCAGTGAGGCGGACGCCTTCGTGGTGGCCTCGCTGCCGGGCATTCCGATGCAGGCGCGGTTGGCCTTCCTGGTGGTGGGCCCGGCGGTGGACATCAAGCTGATCGCCATGCAGATGGGCACCTTCGGCCGGGCGTTCGCGCTGCGATTCGCGCCGGTGACCTTCGTGGTGGCGATCCTGGCCGCATCGCTGGTGGGCGCCTTCCTGCTCACCTGA